The Cryptomeria japonica chromosome 2, Sugi_1.0, whole genome shotgun sequence region AGGCAGCCCCTCATATTGATAGCGACTCAGATAGAGACTCTAGCTCTGATCTTGATTTGGACTCTTAGTCTTAGACCTACCATGTACTGATTATGGACAGCCATGTATTTTCTTAGTTTATCTTGACATTATGATTATGGACTTCTATGTTTTAACTTTTCTATTTACTGTTTAGGTTATCTCATAGTTATGgatgtttaatatttaatatttatcattttatgtCTATTATGGATTTTTGTTGGCAATGATTGATAAAAGCATTTGAATTTTGGTAAAATGTTTGTCAATTATCTTGTAaaatctcaattcaagtctaatgCAATGTATTAATGTCTACGATGAATGCTTTACCAttgttatgatatgcatatttgaaatttctctatatttgtaaaaactaaaaaccccctatttttttAACAGTCTTCCCCCCGAAAATGACCCAAAAGTACCCCTGTACTGAAAACACGTCCCGACGTCCCCTACCATCCCCTTCCCCGAAACTCCGTGGAACATAGCTGCTAATTGTTTTAATTCTACTGTTAACTCCAATATCTGTTCTCTTTGTAGGGTCCTTGAAATTAttgatcacattttctttgatatggtATTTGTCTTGGCTGATCTTAAAAGGTGGGACAATAGAGATAGCTTTTCTTGGCATGAGATTCTTATTGGTTATGTGAAAGGGCTTAGTAGGTTTGTGATTGGTATTTTCTTGTTTTAAATATTGAGATCCTTTGGTATTTGTGGAAAGCTATAAATGAGGAATGTTTCCAAGGGAGAAGGAGAAGTCTTACCGAGTCTTTAAAAGACTCACCTTCCATATTGTTGCCATGTAGATTACCTTAACTTTGGATATATCAAATGAGAACTTTCTAGAGTTAATGGAAAATGGCTCTATCAGAGTGCTAAAAATTGAAATGTCAACAACAAAGTTTTGGCCATATGCGATGGAGGATGATGATAAATTTGTTAAAGCTTACCTGAAGTTTCAAGAGAGATGCAATAGGAATTTTACTTTGGCAAGCTTCTTGAGGATATGGGTTTAAGATAAAGAAGCCTTGAACTTGAGGATGATGGCTACAGTCATAAATGATTATATACTACAGCACTAGGTTACTCCAAGAAAGCAAGTCTGATTTGTTAGGAgatatttcatttctttttctttgtggGGCAGGGAATGGAGGAGTAGGGTAGGCAGCAAAAGGGGTACATGATACATTTTGCATATAAGTGAACTTGAAGTAgacttatattttttgatggacaATTAATTCCATTTGTTATAGACGTGTTTATTTTTCAAATAGCTATCACCAAACACACTGCTTTTGATGATTATCCTGTGTATATGTGTGGAAACTGAGAAAGTTGGAGGAATCTCATTTTGGCAATTCAGAGCTGTTATTTGTAGATGATTTAGGGAATCCACCTACTTCTCCTTGGATGATTTCCTCAGAGAATCATATCTCTTTAGTCTTATGGTGCTAACTCTCATTAGTAGTGCGCAACAGATCTGTTTTGCAGCATTTATATGGCAGCAATTTTGTCAAATCCTTCCATGTAATTTGTCAGTTGGTTCATGAATCCTTTCTTGTATGACAGCTACATGAATTCTAGATTGGAAACATTAGTGCTTATTTGCAGCAAAATATGATGTTTCTGTTTCTATTGCAATGGTTGGCCATTTATTGGTCTATTTTAAAAAAATGCtgctgattttttatttatttctggTGTTGTTTAAATTTGGTTCACAAATTATTTTTTGTTTGACATTTCAGGAATGCCAGATTAACAAATATGTATTCTTGTTTGCAGCGAAATATGATGTTGCTGTATCCACTGCATGTGGAGGGCTTGACTTTATTGTGGTGGAAACAACATCTTCTGCACAAGCATGTGTAGAATTATTGCGGAGTAAAAACCTTGGTATAGCAACATTTATGATACTGGTATGTTCTTTGCTGCATAAAACAATAAAAACCATTGAAAAGTCAACATTTTAGATGTAATGGCACTATATTTACTTGTTTGATCTCATTGGTATTGAACCGTGTTTTATCGTTCAATTTTTTATTGGATATGTTAAGGAGTCCTGAAAAGATACTGTTATTTCTGTGTACTGAATGTTTGTTAAAAGCATGCAATTTTAGGACCCCTATGCTACTGATTgattcttttcatttttctttttaaatttttaaaaaacctCGAATATTTAATAGGAAACCTATATAATGTGTTTTTTCTTTGGTAGTTTCTTCCATATTTGCTGAGCTGTTTCTTCAGTTCATCTGTTGTAGGATCATGACATGTCATTTCTTAAAAAATGTTTTGAGGCTTAGTCTATGTTTGACAATCACTACAGCACCTATCTGTCAGTTTATACTCAAGAGAGGATTAAAATGAGTAATTAATGAAAACCCAGGTATATCTGCATATAGTTATCATTTACAAATTACAATTGTATCTCCCTGAAATTTAATTTACATATTGATAATGGAATCACTGTTTATTTCTTTTATATGAGCAACTTTTATTATAAAATGAAGaatcaatttaaaaatttgaaatcagTTTCCACTTTTTCGTTTTCTTTTTACTATTTCGATACTCTCATAATGAAATGTGCTTATTCAATGGTGTATCCGAATCAGGTATTAAACTGAACCATATCGAATAATCTCTTAACTTGCATCCATTGTTCTTAACGAAGAGGCATCTGTAAATGTAGGATACATTTATTTCCTAACTTTTCCAGCTACATTTGATGGAATGTGTTGTTTACTTCTTAAAGCATTAGTCTATCAACATTTGATCTTGCTGAGTGGTTTAGTCTCTTAAAGGAGCTGTGTTTGTTGTGACGTTCTGTCAAGTGTTTCTATACCCAGAAATAATAAACAGAGTTTTTTAAAAGGGCATTTTTCAAGACAAATAGTGGTTTGTAAATGTAACGTTTGCATTTATGGTATTGAATATGGGATTGTGGGTTTTCTTGGGGGTTGACTATAAGTTGGATATGTGGGCTTACATGTGTGTGAGAAATATGGTTTCATTCAGGTTCAACCTCTCACTTACATTCATACAGATAAATTATTTTTGTTCCAAATAGATAAGTTAGAATATAACAAACTAGGGGTCTGCAAGGATGCATTCCTGGTGCCAAATCCTATGTCTTAGAGATGGTAGGACAGAGATGAAATGTTTCCTAACGATCCCCAATGCCCAGGCCCCAAGTGGGGGACATCCCCTAGTTGGGGAGATGTCCAGGGATGCCTTGCTGTTCTTGGACAACTTAGAAGATGCCAAGCTTTCTCAACTATTCTGCAATGTCAGGATGTACCCATGTACCGTGAACCACACAAACCCAAAAAAGAGCATTCAAAAGGAAGCAAGAAAAAGATCTAAAATACTCTGAACCCTAAAGTTCCTTATGAGCCTCCAGACTGTATGAATGAATAATAAATAGGCTTACCTCTAGGAGACTAGAGATATGTGCATAGTATTTTGCATCTGATGCATTGCAGGATGATTGAAGTCAAGGATAGTACAGCAGAATGATGGGATGTCGAGGGGAAGATTCCAATTGATTAGCTTGGACTGCACGTGCAGGGTTGGTTGAGATTCTGTTGTAGGAGCTAGGTGGGTCTAGGAGTTCCAGCAATGGGTATGTCATGGCATTTGCATTGAACATGAGTAAGATTATATTCTGTATCTTGAACTTGatgaataatataaatattatactACAGATATTTGTTGTTGATCATTGGATCAAATTGATTAGCAATGTAATTTCTGCTTCTTTATGTCATAGTGTTTACACAAAAGACAAATTGcagattttttcatttttcatttttgaaaaaaaaaaaatacatatatattttattaataatgccCCCTTGATTTCCTTGAGATCTTTTTTTTTCCGCCCCAAAAACTGCATCCTCATCTCGCCCTGTCCCTGAAACTCAGACAAACACTGAATAAAacttttcattttattttgtttGTGTGACTCAGGAGAAGCAAGAGAATCATCTTCAAAGAATAAAGGAGAAAGTTAGAACACCAGAAGGTGTCCCACGCTTATTTGACTTAATCACTGTTCAGGATGAGCGCATTAAATTGGCATTTTATGCTGCACTGGGAAACACTGTTGTAGCAAAAGATCTCGACCAGGTACATTACATTCTTTTCTTATTGTTTAATGGCTCTACCGGCTTGCCCCTTATCCTATGATTGCAATCATATCATTGGCTGGATTTGAAATGAAAGAACAACTCGTTAATAAATTAAGATTAGTTTTACTTACTAGGGAATAAGTTTTTTAGTCCCATGCATTTGGAGGCAATTACAATATCAtgcatttttctaatttcttatatcCATTGATGATTCTAATAAATGCTTTTCTCAGTACCTCTTTCTTGAATATCTTCTAGATTTGGCATAAACTTGGCTTTTTACtctctttaattttatttaatatgttTTGTTAGGCCACTCGAATTGCCTATGGTCAAGACAAGGAGTTCAGGCGTGTGGTCACATTGGATGGTGCAGTTTTTGAGAAGTCTGGTACAATGAGTGGTGGTGGTGGAAAACCACAGGGTGGTAGAATGGGAACATCCATAAAAGCTTCTAGTGTTTCTGGAGAAGCTATTGCAAGTGCTGAAAAGGAGCTTGAAAACTTAGTTGATAGGCTTAGAAACATACAGCAAAGGATAAGTGCTGCCGTGAAGCAGTATCAAGGAGCCGAGAAGGCCATGTCGCATTTGGAATTGGACTTAGCAAAGACACGAATGGAGGTCTTACAAACTGAAAAATAATATTTCGAATCTGTTATTTATAGACATCATTGTCACATTTTTTAAACCATGGAAATGGTTTACCTTATGCATTTCTACCACTGTTGTGATTACAGATAGAAGGACTCAATGGTCAGCATGCTGACATTGAGAAGCAACTTGATTCTTTGAAGTCTGCAGCACAGGCGTCAAAGAATGAACTAGAAAGGCTGAAAGAACTTGATCAAGTCAttacaaatgaagaaaaagagcttGCAAGTCTTGTAAAAGGCTCTAAAAAGCTTAAAGAGAAGGTTTGAAATATGGCTCTGGAGCCATTTATATTGAAATTTTATATTGAAGTTCTATAAGCTATACTTTCTAATTAATACCATCGCACTCTTTTAGGCTGCTGAGCTTCAAAACAAGATAGAGAATGCAGGAGGAGAAAAGTTACAGAAGCAAAAATCTAAAGTTGCAAAATTGCAGGGTGTAAGTGCCATTTGTGTGTTTTTCACctatgctaaatttactaaatttctcTATTTGATTTGCCAAATTTTGTATTCTCTACTTCAATTTGAGCAGGAGATTGACAAGTCAAGCACAGAAATAAATCGTCGTAAGGTTCAGATTACTACGGGGAAGAAAACAATACAGAAATTACAGAAAGCAATTGAGGAGTCAACGAAAGAAAAAGACAGAGTTGCtgatgagaaagagaaaaaaacaGCTGCTTTCAAAGAGATTGAACAAAAAGCATTTCTGGTGCAAGAAAACTATAAAAAGACACAAGAGGTTTAACTTCTCTACAagttttctattcttgattttccTAGTTTGATATACATTCTTATATAGACTGATATTTTATTATAGGATTTTGTGTCATGAGTTGCTTTGTTTATGATAATCTTGAGTCTTGTATTTACAGATATGAGTTCTTTTCCCATCTAGTTATGATGCTTGAACGATTTGACACTGTAGGTATTAGATGCACATAATGAAGAGGTAGAGAAAGCCAAGAATGAATACAATGCACTTAAAAAGGTTCTGGATGAGCTGCGATCTGGAGAGGCAAGTGATTTTAGCCTCTGTTTAAATGATTAATTTACATAAAGTGTTTAAAAGCCTTGGATGGTAAAAATATATGATTTTACTGAAATAGACagtttatgcatgatcaaacaGTTTTGCCATAACTGAATTACAGTTATGTTTCATTTACAGGTTGATGTGCAATACAAATTAGAAGATATAAAGAAAATCTTTAAAGATTGGGAAGCAAAGGGCAAGGGTTATAGTAAAAAGTTAGAAGAACTAAACAAAGCGCTTGAACAGCATATTGAGCAGTGGGTTTCCTTTCTTCTTACCTGGTCAAACCTTGTTAGTAGATTTAAAGTCATTTATCTACCTTTTTTATTGATTTAAGGGTAACTGGGAACATCATTGGATTGTGACCAGTTCTAGGCATGAAGAAGCCCTAGTTTTCGGCATGTTATTACATTTGCATGCCTGCCAAATTGTGGGTTGCTCTATTGTGATGCGGGGACTGGAACTTGAAGCACACTCTTTATGAATACATTTCTTTACCACTACATCATAAACCCCCACCCCCTTGGACACTGATATGCTGACAAATGTCATGTGGTGTTATTGTCTTTGTAGAATTCGAATTGAAGGCATTGATCCTGCTTTGCTTCAAGCAACACTAGGAAATGAACAATTTCTTGAATTGAATACCCTCGAAACAGCACTGGAGAAGGTAGCTTTATTGCAGGCTCAATTAAAGGAGTTAAAGCCGAGCTTGGACTCCATACAAGAGTAAACTCTCATCTGTTATTCTATATACAGTTTACTAATTCTGAAATTTTATGTTGTGAATAATTTGAAAGGTAGTTGGAAACTCAGCTAAGGGTGAAAATTCCACCCTCAATGCAAGCGTATTAAATTGTctttgccttattttttttatttttaaaataaaaataatgaaatcttAAGTTTTTATTTACTTATGATGTCCATAGATGTTATTAAGAAGCTTTATAATCTCTTAGGTATCGGAGAAAGGCTGCTTTATATAGTGAACGGGTTGAAGAGCTCAATACCATAACTTTGGAACGTGATGATCGAAAGAGACAATATGATGAATTAAGGAAAAAACGGTGAGTGCTTGAAGACTTGTAAAATTCAACCATGGACACGTATGATACTTCAAGGATGAACTGTAGCCATACAATTAGTTTTGATATTTATGCACTAAAATTTAACTCTGATGGTCATTATTCTTAGGCTAGAAATTCTCTTCAATTTGTGTTCGTGTATAATCAGGTCACCAACTTgtttatatttttctaattttttgatgGCCTAATGTTTAGGTTGGATGAGTTCATGCTTGGATTTAATACTATATCTTTGAAGCTGAAGGAAATGTATCAGGTCAGAAATTGTTAATACTTCACTTGTATCATCAATAagttaattttattaataatttacaTATCAAAGTGTTAAGGAATTAAAAATATATGCAGATGATAACTTTGGGTGGTGATGCGGAGTTGGAGCTTGTTGACTCATTGGACCCTTTTGCTGAAGGTGTTGTTTTTAGTGTACGGCCTCCCAAAAAAAGTTGGAAAAATATTGCTAACCTATCTGGTGGTGAAAAGGTATGTATCAAGTGTCTCATTGAATTGTATGTTTAAACTTAAGTGGCAACGAATGGCAGCCAATACTGTTTAATATAGTTGCTAGAAAAGACCATTTTGATTGGTTTGCAAGGActccaagaaatgcaaacaatataCTATTTAGTTGTATATTAATCAATATCTTCTATGTAGAGCTGGTTCTaacgaaaatttgaaaaaaatattttccatgttTTAGTATTTTTAGATCCATTTGAGAATTTGTAATCTACTTTACCAGATTCTTATATCAGAGCTCTTTTTTATTTTTGCAGACATTAAGTTCATTAGCTCTGGTTTTTGCACTTCACCATTACAAACCTACCCCTCTCTATGTCATGGATGAAATTGATGCCGCTTTAGGTAAGTTACAGTCCTTTACTTTTAAAAATTTGGGTTTCTGTGTTTTTTTGGGTGTCGTGGAAGTTTGCTATGATGTTGATAGTTTGGTTTCATCATGCTATTAATATAGAAAGCGAGAACATGTCCTCGTTTGAGAAAAACAAGTAAGATTGCAATGATGATCAATTAATGAATTATTTGCGGGGAAGCTTATTTGGCCAGACTGTCTTTATGTTCACTTTTTCCAGTGTAAGCAGCCTGGATGATATGGGGTGGGTTTGTGTAGCTTAGGGAGATCACATTTGAATTCGTTTGACAATAACTACATTTATGGATGGATGAATTTACTTTGTAATGATAAATTGTTCAGATTTTAAAAATGTCTCAATCGTGGGTCACTACATCAAAGACAGAACTAAGGATGCCCAGTTCATAATTATAAGgtaagtttttcttttctttttgcccCAAATGAATAAATAGTGTGGTTTGTTTGGAAATTGTGTTGCTTATATGTTAAAATACATTTTTATCTTTTTGATTGGTAGATTGTATCTTTTTGATGTTTGTTGCTTATGCAGTTTGAGGAATAATATGTTCGAATTGGCCGATAGACTAATTGGTATATACAAGACTGACAACTGCACAAAAAGTGTGACTATTAATCCAAGAAGCTTTGCTGTTAGTGCAAGCTGTAGTTAAAATATTTTGGAACGTAATGAAGGTTTAATTTTTTCGTGTATCACTCTCTTGTTCTATATCCATTTCTCCTGGATGCTCGATATGTCAGATATTGATATTTGTGGACCATTTTTCTGTATCATAAAGTTTTCGATAATGATACCGTGTTTCTGTACAATTCGTGAGGATAGCAATTCTTTGAACATCCTCGCATTATACAGTTTCAATCCAATGCTCAATATAtctttaaattattaaaatttctCAAATATGGTGCGTGAAGGGTTTGAGTGACATTTCTTTGCACTGTGAATCACTAACCATTCTATTCAGCTTAATATTCTCTGGGTCACTATAACACATGAGAATCACAACGTCTAATGAGCTGTTTTTAGTAGTCGTTCAACATACAGTATCTGAGGGATTTCTGCAATATTCAAGTTTGCAAAATTTAATGTtgtaaaaataaaatcaaagtaaTCAAATTTTTGTTGAGATTAACATTTATAAACTTTACTTCATCGTTTATTGCATTGGTATAATTACAGATATGGTTACAAATGCTTAGATTTTGACGTTTCAATTCCCTGCAAGCTTTTTCAGTGTTTCAATTTAAGTAATA contains the following coding sequences:
- the LOC131050831 gene encoding structural maintenance of chromosomes protein 4, giving the protein MDCNGASNDTSNQPRERLFIKEMIMENFKSYAGEQRVGPFHKSFSAVVGPNGSGKSNVIDAMLFVFGKRAKQMRLNKVSELIHNSTNHQNLDKASVSVHFQEIIDLDGENYEPVKGSDFVVTRVAFRDNSSKYYINNRGSNFTEVTKKLRAKGVDLDNNRFLILQGEVEQISLMKPKSQGPHDEGFLEYLEDIIGSNKYVERIEEASKQLEVLNENRSGIVQRVKLAEKEKDSLEGAKNEAEAFMLKEAELFKWQEKATELALKDANDHISELKENITKLEENLKEEKEKFKQNSKAMKELEATHNKHLKRQDELETKLKACKDEFKEFERQDVKYREDLKHIKQKGKKLEEKIEKDSAKIEEIEKESEESTLKIPKLEEVIVKLSESLTEEEKLLEKIKESSKEETEKHRTELVNVRAELEPWEKQQIECKGKLDVASSESKLLKEKHEAGRKAYEEAKSQMTEIKKKIKDKEVDLQNMQSAIEKNKLIAAEARKEEHTCTKEEESIASLEQTARQKVSELRAILESEKSQGSVLKAILQAKDSNKIQGIYGRLGDLGAIDAKYDVAVSTACGGLDFIVVETTSSAQACVELLRSKNLGIATFMILEKQENHLQRIKEKVRTPEGVPRLFDLITVQDERIKLAFYAALGNTVVAKDLDQATRIAYGQDKEFRRVVTLDGAVFEKSGTMSGGGGKPQGGRMGTSIKASSVSGEAIASAEKELENLVDRLRNIQQRISAAVKQYQGAEKAMSHLELDLAKTRMEIEGLNGQHADIEKQLDSLKSAAQASKNELERLKELDQVITNEEKELASLVKGSKKLKEKAAELQNKIENAGGEKLQKQKSKVAKLQGEIDKSSTEINRRKVQITTGKKTIQKLQKAIEESTKEKDRVADEKEKKTAAFKEIEQKAFLVQENYKKTQEVLDAHNEEVEKAKNEYNALKKVLDELRSGEVDVQYKLEDIKKIFKDWEAKGKGYSKKLEELNKALEQHIEQIRIEGIDPALLQATLGNEQFLELNTLETALEKVALLQAQLKELKPSLDSIQEYRRKAALYSERVEELNTITLERDDRKRQYDELRKKRLDEFMLGFNTISLKLKEMYQMITLGGDAELELVDSLDPFAEGVVFSVRPPKKSWKNIANLSGGEKTLSSLALVFALHHYKPTPLYVMDEIDAALDFKNVSIVGHYIKDRTKDAQFIIISLRNNMFELADRLIGIYKTDNCTKSVTINPRSFAVSASCS